Proteins co-encoded in one Streptomyces sp. JH34 genomic window:
- a CDS encoding gas vesicle protein K, whose translation MAERTEQAGQPGPRAQATDLQEVAQAAARAFDLVPAGPEERVTRDGLAQRLETDPETVERDLIKLVLTIVELLRQLMERTALHRVDVGDLREDQEERIGMTLMILQDRMSELCSRYDLTMEDLNLDLGPLGSLLPRDPG comes from the coding sequence ATGGCCGAGCGAACTGAGCAAGCCGGGCAACCGGGACCGCGTGCGCAGGCGACGGACCTGCAGGAGGTCGCCCAGGCCGCGGCCCGTGCCTTCGACCTCGTACCCGCCGGGCCGGAGGAGCGGGTGACCCGCGACGGACTGGCCCAGCGCCTGGAGACCGACCCTGAGACGGTCGAACGCGACCTCATCAAACTGGTGCTGACCATCGTCGAACTGCTGCGCCAGCTCATGGAGCGCACCGCTCTGCACCGGGTCGATGTGGGTGATCTCCGCGAGGACCAGGAAGAACGCATCGGGATGACGCTGATGATCCTGCAGGACCGGATGTCGGAGCTCTGCAGCCGCTACGACCTCACCATGGAGGACCTCAACCTCGACCTGGGGCCGCTGGGTTCACTGCTTCCACGGGATCCCGGCTGA
- a CDS encoding GvpL/GvpF family gas vesicle protein, with the protein MTARTEPVAGSVMSYVYAVGRAGTPLEAALTGLPGLEGTPLRAVRAGDLVAVVSSVPSASYGTEGVKARMEDLDRLEVMARTHHAVVEAAYEHATVLPMRLVTVYLDDGRVREMLNEREPEFSPLLARLEGHVELGVKVYADPREAVAVGSRDAAETTAAGPGRAYLQRRRAHQQNHRETYRAAGVVASEVPARVAEIARAHVTHRPQQGDLAQAAGENIVNDAYLVRATQADAFRAALTGLADGVPGVRVDITGPWAPYSFATPPAPGGGEPR; encoded by the coding sequence GTGACCGCGCGAACGGAACCGGTGGCGGGCTCGGTGATGTCCTACGTCTACGCCGTGGGCCGCGCCGGGACCCCTCTCGAAGCAGCGCTCACGGGCCTGCCCGGTCTTGAGGGAACCCCACTGCGCGCCGTCCGCGCCGGGGACCTCGTGGCGGTGGTCTCGTCGGTCCCCTCCGCTTCGTACGGAACCGAGGGCGTGAAGGCGCGGATGGAGGATCTCGACCGGCTCGAAGTGATGGCACGCACCCACCACGCGGTCGTCGAGGCCGCCTACGAGCACGCGACCGTACTGCCCATGCGCCTGGTGACGGTCTACCTCGACGACGGGCGTGTACGGGAGATGCTCAACGAACGCGAGCCGGAGTTCTCCCCCCTGCTCGCCCGCCTCGAAGGCCACGTCGAACTCGGGGTCAAGGTCTACGCCGACCCCCGTGAGGCGGTCGCGGTGGGCAGCCGCGACGCGGCGGAGACCACAGCGGCCGGCCCCGGACGGGCCTACCTGCAGAGGCGCCGCGCCCATCAGCAGAACCACCGAGAGACCTATCGTGCAGCGGGCGTGGTGGCCTCCGAGGTGCCGGCCCGGGTGGCCGAGATCGCCAGAGCGCATGTCACGCACCGACCTCAGCAGGGAGATCTCGCGCAGGCCGCGGGCGAGAACATCGTCAACGACGCCTACCTGGTCCGCGCCACCCAGGCCGACGCGTTCCGCGCGGCACTCACGGGTCTCGCCGACGGTGTACCGGGCGTGCGCGTCGACATCACCGGCCCCTGGGCGCCGTACTCCTTCGCGACACCGCCCGCGCCGGGTGGCGGCGAGCCACGATGA
- a CDS encoding SRPBCC family protein: protein MTDSAFSKLKDDVANNPATDRLKEELQNYLRARTQSAVTSLGHKLGEGVGRLADGKDAPGGAVKSLAKGGKALSEGKSPAQAAVSAGASHVKEAVKDKVKGLFGKGRKGGGGKSKSVTISEDIDVGVPVREAYDQWTQFQEFSTFAKGVVSVEKSDDTSSNWKVKVAKSTRSWKANVTEQVPDERITWTTEGAKGTVKGVVTFHALTDDLTRVLLVLEYFPKGLFEKTGNIWRAQGRRARLDLKLYRKFIMMRGEATDGWRGEIRDGEVVVEHDEAVEAEESRAEEEHPSEAEESGPEDAEAESGQDDEADDEDDDEFADEDDEADDADDADDEHASEYDDEELPPEDEELPSEEEADEDEDEDEAAADEARAEDAYEDEEEPLEDEEETEEPAPRTRRRTASARS from the coding sequence ATGACTGACTCGGCATTCAGCAAGCTCAAGGACGACGTGGCGAACAATCCCGCCACCGACCGCCTCAAGGAAGAGCTGCAGAACTACCTCAGGGCCAGGACGCAGAGCGCCGTCACCAGCCTCGGCCACAAGCTGGGCGAGGGGGTCGGCAGACTCGCGGACGGCAAGGACGCCCCCGGCGGCGCGGTGAAGAGCCTCGCCAAGGGCGGCAAGGCCCTCAGCGAGGGCAAGTCACCGGCCCAGGCCGCTGTCAGCGCCGGAGCCTCCCATGTGAAGGAGGCCGTCAAGGACAAGGTCAAGGGTCTGTTCGGCAAGGGGCGCAAGGGCGGCGGAGGCAAGTCCAAGAGCGTCACGATCTCCGAGGACATCGATGTGGGCGTCCCGGTACGTGAGGCGTACGACCAGTGGACGCAGTTCCAGGAGTTCAGCACCTTCGCCAAGGGTGTCGTGAGTGTCGAGAAGTCCGACGACACGAGCAGCAACTGGAAGGTGAAGGTCGCCAAGTCCACGCGCAGCTGGAAGGCGAACGTCACCGAGCAGGTACCGGACGAACGGATCACCTGGACCACGGAGGGCGCCAAGGGAACGGTCAAGGGCGTGGTGACGTTCCACGCCCTCACCGACGACCTGACCCGTGTCCTGCTGGTTCTCGAATACTTCCCCAAGGGGCTGTTCGAGAAGACCGGCAACATCTGGCGCGCCCAGGGCCGCAGGGCCCGTCTCGATCTGAAGCTCTACCGCAAGTTCATCATGATGCGGGGCGAGGCGACCGACGGATGGCGCGGTGAGATCCGCGACGGCGAGGTCGTCGTGGAGCACGACGAGGCCGTCGAGGCGGAGGAGTCCCGCGCCGAGGAGGAGCACCCCTCGGAGGCGGAGGAGTCCGGCCCTGAGGACGCCGAGGCAGAGTCCGGACAGGACGATGAAGCCGACGACGAGGACGACGACGAGTTCGCCGACGAGGACGACGAGGCGGACGACGCGGACGACGCGGACGACGAGCACGCCTCGGAGTACGACGACGAGGAACTCCCGCCCGAGGACGAGGAACTCCCGTCCGAGGAGGAAGCGGACGAGGACGAGGACGAGGACGAGGCTGCCGCCGACGAGGCTCGCGCTGAGGACGCCTACGAGGACGAGGAGGAGCCCCTTGAGGACGAGGAAGAGACCGAGGAGCCGGCCCCTCGCACCCGGCGCCGTACCGCCTCCGCACGCAGCTGA
- a CDS encoding gas vesicle protein GvpG has product MGLISHLLTLPLAPVRGTTWVLDQVVLAAEREHYDPGPVRTRLAELERELLSGGIDEEEFDRREDELLDRLAECEAHQRRLNENS; this is encoded by the coding sequence ATGGGCCTCATTTCACATCTGCTCACTCTTCCGCTGGCCCCGGTGCGCGGTACGACATGGGTTCTCGATCAAGTGGTGCTGGCAGCAGAACGCGAGCACTACGATCCGGGCCCCGTGCGCACGCGATTGGCGGAGCTGGAACGCGAATTGCTGAGCGGAGGAATCGACGAGGAAGAATTCGACCGGCGCGAGGACGAACTGCTGGACCGGCTCGCCGAGTGCGAGGCCCACCAGCGCCGTCTGAACGAAAATTCCTGA
- a CDS encoding GvpL/GvpF family gas vesicle protein: MSTYVYAITAADHPLRLDGLSGIGNPASDLRTVKTSELSAVVSDSPPDLRAKRRDLVAHQSVLERLMADGAALPMRFGLVGPDDDQVRAALDQGKDGYTARLSELDGRLEYNLKVSRDEESLLREILSESPEARRLSEYTRQNPGAQDQKMALGELVSHEVQARQEAAGREVAAALATAAERVSEGEPTKTHFLNVSYLVRRDKASAFSQAVHEEAERRGDEYTFALNGPLPPYSFV; the protein is encoded by the coding sequence ATGTCGACCTACGTCTACGCCATCACGGCCGCCGACCACCCGCTTCGCCTTGACGGCCTGTCCGGCATAGGGAATCCGGCCTCCGACCTGCGCACAGTCAAGACGTCGGAGCTCAGCGCGGTGGTCAGCGACTCACCGCCCGACCTGCGGGCGAAGCGACGTGATCTCGTCGCCCACCAGAGCGTGCTGGAGCGCCTCATGGCCGACGGGGCGGCGCTGCCGATGCGGTTCGGCCTGGTCGGGCCCGACGACGACCAGGTACGCGCGGCGCTCGACCAGGGGAAGGACGGCTACACGGCCCGCCTTTCCGAACTGGACGGTCGTCTCGAATACAACCTGAAGGTCTCGCGCGACGAGGAGAGCCTGCTCCGGGAAATCCTCTCGGAATCACCCGAGGCCCGCCGGCTCAGCGAGTACACCCGGCAGAATCCGGGAGCCCAGGACCAGAAGATGGCACTCGGCGAGCTCGTTTCGCACGAGGTCCAGGCCAGGCAGGAAGCGGCGGGAAGGGAAGTGGCGGCCGCGCTGGCGACGGCCGCGGAGCGGGTCTCCGAAGGAGAACCCACGAAGACCCACTTCCTGAACGTGTCCTACCTCGTTCGACGCGACAAGGCATCCGCCTTCTCGCAGGCGGTGCACGAAGAGGCCGAACGCAGGGGTGACGAGTACACGTTCGCCCTCAACGGGCCTCTTCCGCCGTACAGCTTCGTCTGA
- a CDS encoding gas vesicle structural protein GvpA has translation MSLVQQSNASNSGGGSGNLYDVLELILDRGLVIDAFVRVSLVGIEILKIDVRVVVASVDTYLRFAEACNRLDLESGRKAPAQLTDIVGDTMESGAKGKSKGALTGAVEAFTDSLGGREDSEDKEKEKRPARKSTASSSSRRTAQRREE, from the coding sequence ATGAGTCTTGTACAGCAGAGCAACGCCTCCAACAGCGGGGGTGGATCAGGAAATCTCTACGACGTTCTCGAGCTCATCCTCGACAGGGGGCTCGTCATCGATGCCTTCGTCCGTGTCTCGCTCGTGGGAATCGAGATCCTCAAGATCGACGTGCGTGTGGTCGTCGCAAGCGTGGACACGTATCTGCGCTTCGCCGAGGCATGCAACCGTCTGGACCTCGAGTCGGGCCGAAAGGCACCGGCGCAGCTCACCGACATAGTCGGAGACACGATGGAGAGCGGCGCCAAGGGTAAGTCGAAAGGCGCGCTGACCGGCGCCGTCGAAGCCTTCACGGACTCCCTGGGTGGCCGTGAGGACTCCGAGGACAAGGAGAAGGAGAAGCGGCCGGCGCGCAAGTCCACCGCTTCGAGCAGCAGCCGCCGTACCGCTCAGCGGCGGGAGGAGTAG
- a CDS encoding gas vesicle protein, giving the protein MATTGNTKNDQGGNGSSGRVDVSTAMRGAAEQLSQLLQREPDSVSSLSATDDGWTAHVEVVEIEKIPDTTSVMASYRVNLDSQGQLVGYERIRRYSRGQVDR; this is encoded by the coding sequence ATGGCGACGACCGGAAACACCAAGAACGATCAAGGCGGCAATGGAAGCAGCGGCCGGGTCGATGTCTCCACGGCGATGCGAGGCGCAGCCGAACAGCTTTCCCAACTCCTCCAGCGCGAGCCCGATTCGGTGTCTTCGCTGAGCGCTACGGACGACGGCTGGACGGCACATGTGGAAGTCGTCGAGATCGAGAAGATCCCGGACACCACCAGTGTGATGGCCTCTTATCGCGTGAACCTCGACAGCCAGGGCCAACTCGTGGGTTACGAGCGAATTCGACGGTACTCGCGAGGTCAGGTCGACCGCTGA
- a CDS encoding helix-turn-helix domain-containing protein, whose protein sequence is MPGGRLTQQERQQIALGLGDGLAYAEIARRLDRPTSTVTREVMRNGGPTGYRADLAQRATEQRTRRRRQATPRGSGASPQPHGRDAEAVKEYEEVFTTVMMASGTPRMMARVMSCLYITDSGSLTASELVERLQVSPASISKAITFLESQGLVRRERDERRRERYIVDDDVWYQATIASAQALVQVIETARQGVGVLGPGTPAAVRLENIARFLDFIGESTTRAAEQAREILYVKPRAAADDLEEQSPDNG, encoded by the coding sequence ATGCCGGGAGGCAGACTCACCCAGCAGGAACGTCAGCAGATCGCGCTGGGACTGGGCGACGGTCTCGCCTACGCGGAGATCGCCAGACGCCTCGACCGCCCGACCTCGACGGTCACGCGCGAGGTGATGCGCAACGGCGGGCCCACCGGATACCGCGCCGACCTCGCCCAGCGTGCCACCGAGCAGCGCACCCGACGCCGCAGGCAGGCCACGCCCCGGGGATCCGGGGCGTCGCCGCAGCCCCACGGGCGTGACGCCGAGGCGGTGAAGGAGTACGAAGAGGTGTTCACCACCGTCATGATGGCGTCGGGCACGCCCAGGATGATGGCACGCGTGATGTCCTGCCTCTACATCACCGACTCGGGCAGTCTCACCGCCTCCGAGCTCGTCGAGCGCCTCCAGGTCAGCCCGGCGTCCATCTCCAAGGCGATCACGTTTCTCGAGAGCCAGGGCCTGGTCCGCAGGGAGCGCGACGAACGCCGGCGCGAGCGCTACATCGTCGACGACGACGTCTGGTACCAGGCGACGATCGCCAGCGCCCAGGCCCTCGTGCAGGTCATAGAGACCGCGCGGCAGGGCGTCGGCGTCCTCGGCCCGGGTACCCCGGCGGCCGTCCGCCTGGAGAACATCGCCCGCTTCCTCGACTTCATCGGCGAGAGCACGACCCGCGCGGCGGAACAGGCCCGCGAGATCCTCTACGTCAAACCGCGGGCGGCCGCGGACGACCTCGAGGAACAGAGCCCGGACAACGGATGA
- a CDS encoding helix-turn-helix domain-containing protein, translating to MHPPISLHGYAEAAAILKVDESWLRRHIKKMPHSKLGGRVRFTDEDVRRIVALFHQEPSTANLAASCATISPSPLRALRPIPRSTTGRAS from the coding sequence GTGCACCCACCGATCTCACTCCACGGTTACGCGGAGGCCGCCGCCATCCTCAAAGTTGATGAGTCGTGGTTGCGCCGCCACATCAAGAAGATGCCGCACAGCAAACTCGGGGGACGCGTCCGCTTCACTGACGAGGACGTCCGACGCATCGTGGCTCTCTTTCACCAAGAACCATCCACGGCAAACCTGGCTGCGTCCTGCGCCACCATCAGCCCGAGCCCTCTCCGAGCCCTTCGACCGATTCCCCGCTCCACGACGGGGCGCGCGTCCTGA
- a CDS encoding XRE family transcriptional regulator: MSTQAFERSRLRTARELAGLSQAQLARESGLTPAAISQFESGAARPSPDTSGVLATVLGVPPTFFHEAMVESHEGFFRSLRRTSVPDRRRARAIAHVAHDLAVHASSAQRFCAGDVPTLPVSGLQAERAEIEETAARVRTMWGLPSGPVPDVVGLLEMHGIAVIRLPLDNTDVDAFSLPFPDHPVIVLGADKNDRARSRFDSAHELAHLVLHGEQIWGVKEVETQAHQFAAAFLMPADNIHDQLPTTVDWPTLFALKRQWQVSLAALLMRARTLGRMSENTYLTAIKAASTRGWRRVEPVPLGRPEQPTRLLAYLTSADSAPARAILPSQIVESLQAASAA, from the coding sequence ATGAGCACGCAGGCGTTCGAGCGCTCTCGGCTGCGGACCGCCCGCGAACTGGCCGGGCTGAGCCAGGCGCAGCTCGCCCGCGAGAGCGGGCTCACTCCTGCCGCGATCAGCCAGTTCGAGAGCGGCGCGGCACGGCCCAGCCCGGACACGAGCGGTGTCCTGGCCACGGTCCTTGGGGTGCCCCCGACGTTCTTCCATGAAGCAATGGTCGAAAGCCATGAAGGCTTCTTCCGATCACTGCGCCGGACCTCGGTGCCCGACCGCCGCCGCGCACGGGCCATCGCTCACGTCGCCCACGATCTGGCCGTCCATGCCTCGTCCGCACAACGGTTCTGCGCCGGCGACGTGCCGACGCTCCCCGTAAGCGGACTACAGGCCGAACGAGCCGAGATCGAGGAGACCGCGGCCCGAGTGCGGACGATGTGGGGGCTGCCCTCAGGGCCAGTCCCCGACGTCGTGGGACTTCTTGAGATGCACGGCATCGCGGTGATCCGCCTTCCCCTCGACAACACGGACGTCGACGCCTTCTCCTTGCCCTTTCCCGACCATCCGGTCATCGTCCTGGGCGCCGACAAGAACGACCGTGCCCGCTCCCGCTTCGACAGCGCGCACGAACTCGCCCACCTCGTGCTACATGGCGAGCAGATCTGGGGTGTCAAAGAGGTCGAGACTCAGGCCCACCAGTTCGCGGCGGCCTTCCTCATGCCCGCCGATAACATCCACGACCAGTTGCCGACCACGGTCGACTGGCCGACCCTATTCGCGCTCAAACGGCAGTGGCAGGTGTCCCTGGCCGCTCTGCTCATGCGTGCCCGGACCCTGGGACGCATGAGCGAGAACACCTACCTGACCGCCATCAAGGCGGCGTCCACCCGGGGGTGGCGCCGCGTCGAACCGGTCCCTCTCGGCCGGCCGGAGCAACCGACAAGGCTCCTCGCCTACCTCACCTCTGCCGATAGTGCCCCGGCACGGGCCATCCTGCCGTCTCAGATCGTGGAAAGCCTCCAGGCCGCGTCAGCGGCATGA
- a CDS encoding CBASS cGAMP-activated phospholipase: MTERFQILALDGGGFRGMFSAAVLARLEEDLGVRIADHFDLIAGTSTGGIIAMGLGLGLSPQQILEFYTEHGPRIFRDRSRMRSLRHLVRAKYSTEPLRAALTQVFGDRTFGESTKRLVITSYNIAADDVYLFRTPHLPGLKRDWREKAVSVALATSAAPTYLPGMPLDGARLVDGGVWANNPAMVALTEAVGPLSVPLDTIRVFSLGTTTDVRHRHRRLDRGGLLPWAGDAVEVLMRAQSESAAKQVRHFVGKENVLRLNPMVPTGAVALDDVDTKTLSGLAGHVSRDVSPAVHRIFCDHHAPAFVPLHPARKE, from the coding sequence GTGACGGAGCGTTTCCAGATACTGGCCCTCGACGGCGGTGGTTTCCGCGGCATGTTCTCCGCCGCGGTCCTGGCCCGCCTCGAAGAGGATCTCGGTGTCCGCATTGCTGACCACTTCGACCTGATCGCGGGCACCTCGACAGGCGGGATCATCGCGATGGGCCTCGGACTCGGGCTGTCCCCGCAGCAGATCCTGGAGTTTTACACCGAGCACGGGCCGCGCATCTTCCGGGACCGCAGCCGCATGCGGAGCCTGAGGCACCTGGTGCGCGCGAAGTACAGCACGGAACCGCTGCGCGCGGCTCTTACCCAAGTCTTCGGCGACCGGACCTTCGGGGAGAGCACCAAACGCCTGGTGATCACCTCCTACAACATCGCCGCCGACGACGTCTACCTCTTTCGGACCCCGCATCTGCCAGGCCTTAAGCGCGACTGGCGCGAGAAAGCCGTCAGCGTCGCGCTGGCCACCTCCGCCGCGCCGACCTACCTGCCCGGGATGCCCCTGGACGGAGCACGACTCGTCGACGGCGGCGTCTGGGCGAACAACCCGGCCATGGTCGCGCTGACCGAGGCAGTGGGCCCGCTGTCTGTGCCTCTCGACACGATCCGGGTATTCAGCCTCGGGACCACGACCGATGTCCGCCACCGTCACCGCCGTCTCGACCGTGGGGGCCTGCTGCCCTGGGCCGGCGACGCGGTCGAGGTGCTCATGCGCGCACAGAGCGAGAGCGCGGCCAAGCAGGTACGCCACTTCGTCGGCAAGGAGAACGTGCTCCGCCTCAACCCGATGGTCCCCACCGGCGCCGTCGCCCTAGACGATGTCGACACAAAAACCCTTTCGGGACTGGCCGGACACGTCAGCCGCGATGTCTCCCCGGCGGTCCACCGCATCTTCTGCGATCACCACGCACCGGCATTCGTCCCCCTCCATCCCGCTCGTAAGGAATGA
- a CDS encoding nucleotidyltransferase, which translates to MLSMLLGGAVEVLDIAPHLRDTAIQRYEEVGNWLAENGSPGWQIHSQGSFLLGTVVRPNTETGEYDIDLVCRLPVHRDSTTKEELKQRVGNQLATYRRWKQRQGHTDGPESLQARRRCWTLGYPDFHLDVLPAIPDEEHPPTGILLTDKKLRAWQHSNPLGYADWFRTRSELSRALLEKRYANVAKVPDHHIRSTLQRLVQIIKWHCMLFFAEDMDNRPPSILLTTLASRAYRGEDDLFTAVRNVLAAMSHFIEKRDGQWWVPNPAHEEENFTDKWNEYPERRRAFLSWFNEINTIMDNLALSESKGLDVVYSQLVKSFAEGPVTRSFASYGARVKAPVGQRMGATGLLSATAVGPRRKSNTFYGQHPNARG; encoded by the coding sequence ATGCTCTCTATGCTGCTCGGTGGCGCCGTGGAAGTCCTCGACATCGCCCCGCACCTCCGCGACACCGCGATCCAACGCTACGAAGAGGTCGGGAACTGGCTCGCCGAGAACGGCAGTCCCGGATGGCAGATCCACTCCCAGGGCTCCTTCCTCCTCGGCACCGTGGTCCGCCCCAACACAGAGACCGGCGAGTATGACATCGACCTCGTCTGCCGGCTCCCGGTGCACCGGGACAGCACGACGAAGGAAGAGCTCAAGCAGCGAGTCGGCAACCAACTCGCCACCTACCGACGCTGGAAGCAGCGCCAGGGTCACACCGACGGCCCGGAGAGCCTTCAAGCCCGCCGCCGCTGCTGGACCCTCGGATACCCGGACTTCCACCTCGACGTCCTGCCCGCCATCCCCGACGAAGAACACCCGCCCACTGGAATCCTCCTGACCGACAAGAAGCTCCGCGCCTGGCAGCACAGCAACCCCCTCGGCTACGCGGACTGGTTCCGCACACGCTCGGAACTTTCCCGCGCACTGCTCGAAAAGCGGTATGCCAACGTCGCGAAGGTCCCCGACCACCACATCCGCAGCACCCTGCAGCGCCTCGTGCAGATCATCAAGTGGCATTGCATGCTCTTCTTCGCCGAAGACATGGACAACCGGCCGCCGTCTATCCTCCTGACCACACTGGCCAGCCGTGCCTACCGCGGCGAGGACGATCTCTTCACCGCCGTGCGCAACGTGCTCGCCGCCATGTCGCACTTCATCGAGAAGCGCGACGGTCAGTGGTGGGTTCCCAACCCCGCCCACGAGGAGGAGAACTTCACCGATAAGTGGAATGAGTACCCTGAGCGGCGACGGGCGTTCCTCTCCTGGTTCAACGAGATCAACACGATCATGGACAACCTGGCCCTGTCGGAGTCCAAGGGCCTAGACGTGGTCTACTCCCAGCTCGTCAAATCCTTCGCAGAGGGCCCAGTGACGCGCTCCTTCGCGAGCTACGGGGCCCGTGTGAAGGCCCCCGTCGGTCAGCGGATGGGCGCCACCGGACTGCTCTCCGCGACCGCTGTGGGTCCTCGTAGGAAGTCGAACACCTTCTATGGCCAGCATCCCAACGCGCGCGGTTAA
- a CDS encoding thiopeptide-type bacteriocin biosynthesis protein: protein MSPDQLTQAEPPLIQNAVLAVLTGLPIADAAHQYGMDTVALSSAVKVYDQAGREALDRRSATIDWWHAYLHFTDWANADTTFTTHVLPVLRDAEAAGAIDGWWYTRKHPCWRLRLRVRHTIGPKLTVGADLDRLVADGHLQRWWPGIYEPETAAFGGAAGMTAAHALFITDSREAQQLRQRGDLAVGPRELSVLLCTLMMREAKLEWYEQGDVWHRVITEEHRSAINDVSTDSLDARAREIRPLLFADSKALLRPGGPLEPVAEWATAFRDAGQNLGHAVQDGTLDRGLRQVLSYHVIFHWNRLGLSMRGQSVLAWAARAAILHTENGA, encoded by the coding sequence ATGTCTCCTGATCAACTGACCCAGGCGGAACCACCCCTGATCCAGAACGCGGTCCTCGCCGTCCTCACCGGACTACCGATCGCCGACGCCGCGCACCAGTACGGGATGGACACCGTGGCCCTGTCCAGCGCCGTCAAGGTCTACGACCAGGCCGGCCGAGAAGCCCTGGACCGTCGCTCCGCCACCATCGACTGGTGGCACGCATACCTCCACTTCACCGACTGGGCGAACGCCGACACCACCTTCACCACACACGTGCTGCCCGTCCTGCGAGACGCTGAAGCAGCCGGCGCCATCGACGGCTGGTGGTACACCCGCAAGCACCCCTGCTGGCGCCTGCGTCTGCGCGTACGGCACACGATCGGGCCCAAGTTGACTGTCGGTGCCGACTTGGACCGCCTCGTCGCCGACGGGCATCTACAACGATGGTGGCCCGGCATCTACGAGCCGGAGACCGCAGCGTTCGGAGGAGCAGCCGGTATGACGGCCGCGCACGCCCTGTTCATCACCGACAGCCGGGAGGCACAGCAGTTACGGCAGCGCGGCGACCTGGCCGTGGGTCCTCGCGAGCTGTCCGTCCTTCTCTGCACACTCATGATGCGCGAGGCCAAACTGGAGTGGTACGAGCAAGGTGATGTCTGGCACCGCGTCATCACAGAAGAACACCGCTCAGCCATCAATGATGTCTCAACTGACAGCCTCGACGCCCGCGCGCGGGAGATCCGGCCCCTACTCTTCGCCGACAGCAAAGCTCTGCTGCGCCCAGGCGGACCGCTGGAGCCCGTCGCCGAGTGGGCCACCGCCTTCCGCGACGCGGGGCAGAACCTCGGCCACGCAGTCCAAGACGGAACGCTCGACCGCGGATTGCGACAGGTACTCAGCTACCACGTGATCTTCCACTGGAACCGACTAGGACTGTCCATGAGGGGACAGAGCGTCTTGGCCTGGGCAGCCAGGGCAGCGATCCTCCACACGGAGAACGGGGCATGA